A genome region from Triticum aestivum cultivar Chinese Spring chromosome 2B, IWGSC CS RefSeq v2.1, whole genome shotgun sequence includes the following:
- the LOC123045956 gene encoding dol-P-Glc:Glc(2)Man(9)GlcNAc(2)-PP-Dol alpha-1,2-glucosyltransferase isoform X1, whose protein sequence is MGRLAVAAAVAAWAIPIAALVDSIVPDPYMDEIFHVPQAQQYCRGDFLTWDPMITTPPGLYYISLAYVASLFPSAWAIKVAEAFDPLCTTALLRSTNVIMAMVCGILVHDLLLCIKPGIGKTKATAYAILVALYPVHWFFTFLYYTDVASLAAVLAMYLSCLKKRFWVSALFGALSILFRQTNVIWMIFFAANGAIAYVQDLSLSDCLSDENSEPTNKSRTEVSDRDSKVSALGLRRRRTNHPISKRGVVSGSTKLHTSFTEELFDIGFKLWNSKCKVLITFAPFAIVLVVFVAFIIWNGGIVLGAKEAHVVSPHFAQLLYFGLVSATALLPWHFTPGRVSDLFHWCRKNKTFSSLAMLIALGLGFGAVHLFSIAHPYLLADNRHYTFYIWRKVIQAHWMMKYILVPLYMYSWFSVINILGKSQPRVWVVSFVFSVALVLVPAPLVEFRYYTIPLVILVLNSPVISNGKLLALGSAYAAVDLFTLVMFLSRPFHWGHEPGTQRFMW, encoded by the exons ATGGGAAGGCTGGCCGTTGCCGCCGCGGTGGCCGCATGGGCTATCCCGATCGCCGCCTTGGTTGACTCCATCGTGCCTGACCCCTACATG GATGAGATATTCCATGTTCCCCAGGCGCAGCAATATTGCCGTGGAGATTTCTTAACGTGGGATCCCATGATCACCACCCCTCCTGGCCT GTACTACATTTCTCTAGCATATGTTGCTTCTCTGTTCCCTAGTGCATGGGCTATTAAGGTAGCAGAGGCATTTGACCCCCTTTGCACCACGGCACTTCTCCGGTCCACTAATGTTATAATGGCAATGGTCTGCGGTATTCTTGTCCATGACCTGCTTCTGTGTATCAAGCCAGGAATTGGCAAGACGAAGGCAACTGCTTATGCTATTCTTGTAGCGTTGTATCCTGTTCACTGGTTCTTTACCTTTCTGTATTATACTGATGTCGCATCATTAGCTGCAGTTCTTGCGATGTACCTGTCCTGCTTGAAGAAACGGTTTTGGGTCAGCGCACTG TTCGGTGCTCTCTCAATACTTTTCCGGCAGACTAATGTAATATGGATGATATTTTTTGCTGCCAATGGAGCCATTGCATATGTACAAGATCTTTCTCTCAGTGACTGCCTTTCTGATGAGAACAGTGAACCAACAAATAAGTCAAGAACAGAAGTGTCTGACAGGGATAGCAAAGTAAGTGCTTTAGGTTTGAGAAGACGACGAACTAATCACCCCATAAGTAAGAGGGGAGTTGTTTCTGGATCTACTAAATTGCACACCA GTTTTACAGAAGAACTATTCGACATTGGCTTCAAGTTATGGAATTCAAAGTGTAAAGTTTTAATCACTTTTGCACCATTCGCAATAGTTCTGGTGGTATTTGTAGCATTTATAATCTGGAATGGTGGCATAGTACTAG GTGCCAAGGAAGCTCATGTTGTTTCACCACATTTTGCACAGTTATTGTACTTTGGTCTAGTGTCAGCTACTGCCCTCCTACCGTGGCATTTTACTCCCGGACGAGTATCAGACTTATTCCACTGGTGTAGAAAGAACAAAACCTTTAGTTCTCTGGCAATGCTGATAGCTCTTGGTTTAGGCTTTGGGGCTGTACATTTATTCAG CATTGCTCATCCGTATCTTTTGGCTGACAATAGACATTACACCTTCTATATCTGGAGGAAGGTCATCCAAGCTCACTGGATGATGAAATACATTTTGGTTCCACTCTATATGTACTCATGGTTTTCAGTCATCAACATCTTAG GGAAATCGCAGCCAAGAGTTTGGGTGGTGTCCTTTGTTTTCTCAGTTGCGTTGGTTCTCGTCCCTGCCCCGTTGGTCGAATTTAGATACTACACAATCCCATTGGTCATACTGGTGCTCAATTCCCCGGTCATCAGTAATGGCAAATTGCTTGCTTTGGGGTCTGCATATGCTGCTGTGGATTTGTTCACTCTGGTGATGTTTCTGTCCAGACCATTCCATTGGGGCCATGAGCCGGGAACACAAAGGTTCATGTGGTAG
- the LOC123045956 gene encoding dol-P-Glc:Glc(2)Man(9)GlcNAc(2)-PP-Dol alpha-1,2-glucosyltransferase isoform X2: MAMVCGILVHDLLLCIKPGIGKTKATAYAILVALYPVHWFFTFLYYTDVASLAAVLAMYLSCLKKRFWVSALFGALSILFRQTNVIWMIFFAANGAIAYVQDLSLSDCLSDENSEPTNKSRTEVSDRDSKVSALGLRRRRTNHPISKRGVVSGSTKLHTSFTEELFDIGFKLWNSKCKVLITFAPFAIVLVVFVAFIIWNGGIVLGAKEAHVVSPHFAQLLYFGLVSATALLPWHFTPGRVSDLFHWCRKNKTFSSLAMLIALGLGFGAVHLFSIAHPYLLADNRHYTFYIWRKVIQAHWMMKYILVPLYMYSWFSVINILGKSQPRVWVVSFVFSVALVLVPAPLVEFRYYTIPLVILVLNSPVISNGKLLALGSAYAAVDLFTLVMFLSRPFHWGHEPGTQRFMW; this comes from the exons ATGGCAATGGTCTGCGGTATTCTTGTCCATGACCTGCTTCTGTGTATCAAGCCAGGAATTGGCAAGACGAAGGCAACTGCTTATGCTATTCTTGTAGCGTTGTATCCTGTTCACTGGTTCTTTACCTTTCTGTATTATACTGATGTCGCATCATTAGCTGCAGTTCTTGCGATGTACCTGTCCTGCTTGAAGAAACGGTTTTGGGTCAGCGCACTG TTCGGTGCTCTCTCAATACTTTTCCGGCAGACTAATGTAATATGGATGATATTTTTTGCTGCCAATGGAGCCATTGCATATGTACAAGATCTTTCTCTCAGTGACTGCCTTTCTGATGAGAACAGTGAACCAACAAATAAGTCAAGAACAGAAGTGTCTGACAGGGATAGCAAAGTAAGTGCTTTAGGTTTGAGAAGACGACGAACTAATCACCCCATAAGTAAGAGGGGAGTTGTTTCTGGATCTACTAAATTGCACACCA GTTTTACAGAAGAACTATTCGACATTGGCTTCAAGTTATGGAATTCAAAGTGTAAAGTTTTAATCACTTTTGCACCATTCGCAATAGTTCTGGTGGTATTTGTAGCATTTATAATCTGGAATGGTGGCATAGTACTAG GTGCCAAGGAAGCTCATGTTGTTTCACCACATTTTGCACAGTTATTGTACTTTGGTCTAGTGTCAGCTACTGCCCTCCTACCGTGGCATTTTACTCCCGGACGAGTATCAGACTTATTCCACTGGTGTAGAAAGAACAAAACCTTTAGTTCTCTGGCAATGCTGATAGCTCTTGGTTTAGGCTTTGGGGCTGTACATTTATTCAG CATTGCTCATCCGTATCTTTTGGCTGACAATAGACATTACACCTTCTATATCTGGAGGAAGGTCATCCAAGCTCACTGGATGATGAAATACATTTTGGTTCCACTCTATATGTACTCATGGTTTTCAGTCATCAACATCTTAG GGAAATCGCAGCCAAGAGTTTGGGTGGTGTCCTTTGTTTTCTCAGTTGCGTTGGTTCTCGTCCCTGCCCCGTTGGTCGAATTTAGATACTACACAATCCCATTGGTCATACTGGTGCTCAATTCCCCGGTCATCAGTAATGGCAAATTGCTTGCTTTGGGGTCTGCATATGCTGCTGTGGATTTGTTCACTCTGGTGATGTTTCTGTCCAGACCATTCCATTGGGGCCATGAGCCGGGAACACAAAGGTTCATGTGGTAG
- the LOC123045958 gene encoding trafficking protein particle complex subunit 2, giving the protein MASTACFVIVSKNDIPIYEAEVGSAPKKEDLAYHHQFILHAALDVVQDLAWTTNAMFLRSVDRFNDLVVSVYVTAGHTRFMLLHDSRSEDGIKSFFQEVHELYIKIFLNPLYLPGSRIASSHFDTKVRALARKYL; this is encoded by the exons ATGGCCAGTACAGCATGCTTCGTGATTGTAAGTAAGAACGACATCCCAATCTATGAGGCAGAGGTTGGATCTGCACCCAAA AAAGAAGATCTGGCTTATCACCATCAGTTCATCCTGCATGCTGCGTTAGATGTTGTTCAGGACCTAGCATGGACCACAAATGCAAT GTTCCTGAGGTCGGTTGATAGATTTAATGACCTTGTGGTGTCTGTTTATGTAACCGCTGGTCATACTAGATTCATGTTGCTTCACGATTCACGCAGCGAGGATGGAATAAAAAGCTTTTTTCAAGAGGTCCATGAACTTTACATCAAG ATATTCCTCAACCCCCTGTATCTGCCCGGCTCTCGCATCGCATCGTCTCATTTCGACACCAAGGTGAGGGCTCTCGCGAGGAAGTATCTGTAG